A genomic window from Streptococcus sanguinis includes:
- a CDS encoding KH domain-containing protein, translated as MDTIENLIIAIVKPLISQPDALTIKIEDTPEFLEYHLDLDQSDVGRVIGRKGRTISAIRTIVYSVPTEYKKVRIVIDEK; from the coding sequence ATGGACACGATTGAAAATCTAATTATTGCGATAGTGAAACCTTTGATTTCACAGCCAGATGCCTTAACTATCAAGATTGAGGATACACCTGAATTTTTAGAATATCACCTGGATCTTGATCAGAGTGATGTTGGACGTGTAATCGGTCGTAAAGGTCGTACTATCTCCGCTATAAGGACGATTGTTTACTCTGTCCCAACCGAGTACAAAAAAGTTCGCATCGTCATTGATGAGAAATAA
- a CDS encoding TrkH family potassium uptake protein, which translates to MKHLFSRLSPAQKIILSFLLVIFCGSLLLSLPWVQTASSQAGYLDHLFTAVSMVCVTGLFTRSVVDTYNVWGQLLCMLLIQIGGLGILTFIGFFTMESRKKLSLKDRRILRDSFSYGHNRTLGQFVRSIFITTFTIEGLGALLLMIRFIPKFGLRKGIFNSIFLAVSAFCNAGFDNFGNDSLLGLQTDVLVNITLALLIITGGLGFMVWFDLATKLGGKQKGLHFHTKVVLLLTAGLLVFGTVTSLWTEYSNPGTIGNLSFGDKLLVSFFQTVSMRTAGFASIDYTAARPVTLFIYLLQMFLGGAPGGTAGGLKITTFLVLLLFARKEILGLPHTNMGRRTLSPQLVQKAFGVTVIFQLTFLLGLLALGLVTDSSHRFIYLIFETVSALATVGVTANITTSLNTAGMIVIMLLMFIGRVGPLTLMVSLNHYQPKKAATLHYSKADIMIG; encoded by the coding sequence ATGAAGCATTTATTTTCACGCTTGTCACCAGCGCAAAAGATTATCTTGTCTTTTCTTCTGGTGATATTCTGTGGCTCCTTGCTACTCAGTCTGCCTTGGGTGCAGACGGCAAGTTCCCAAGCGGGCTATCTGGATCATCTTTTTACTGCTGTCTCGATGGTCTGTGTGACAGGGCTTTTTACTCGATCGGTTGTGGATACATATAATGTCTGGGGACAGCTCCTTTGTATGCTGCTGATTCAGATTGGTGGTTTGGGCATCCTGACTTTTATCGGATTTTTCACCATGGAAAGTCGGAAAAAGCTCAGCCTCAAGGATCGCCGTATTCTGCGGGATAGTTTTAGTTATGGTCACAATCGTACCTTAGGTCAATTTGTCCGTTCGATTTTTATCACGACTTTTACTATCGAAGGACTGGGTGCGCTCCTTCTCATGATTCGCTTCATTCCCAAGTTTGGTCTGAGAAAAGGGATTTTTAATTCTATCTTTTTAGCCGTTTCTGCATTTTGTAATGCGGGCTTTGATAATTTTGGCAATGATAGCCTACTAGGCTTGCAGACAGATGTTTTGGTCAATATCACCTTGGCTCTCCTCATCATTACTGGAGGACTGGGCTTTATGGTCTGGTTTGACTTGGCGACTAAATTGGGAGGAAAACAGAAGGGGCTGCACTTTCATACTAAGGTAGTCTTGCTGCTGACTGCTGGTCTCCTCGTTTTTGGGACGGTCACGAGTCTCTGGACGGAGTACAGTAATCCTGGAACGATTGGCAATCTTTCCTTTGGCGATAAGCTACTGGTCAGCTTTTTTCAGACAGTCAGTATGAGGACAGCTGGCTTTGCTTCCATTGATTATACAGCTGCTCGTCCAGTAACCCTGTTTATCTATCTGCTCCAGATGTTTCTGGGAGGGGCTCCGGGTGGTACAGCTGGCGGTCTGAAAATTACGACCTTCCTAGTTCTTTTGCTTTTTGCTCGAAAGGAAATCCTGGGCTTGCCTCATACCAATATGGGACGGAGAACGCTGTCTCCTCAGCTAGTGCAGAAGGCTTTTGGTGTGACAGTGATTTTTCAGCTGACATTTCTGCTTGGTCTTTTGGCTCTTGGGCTAGTGACCGATAGCAGTCATCGTTTTATTTACCTGATATTTGAGACTGTGTCGGCATTGGCTACAGTTGGTGTCACGGCCAATATCACTACCAGCCTCAATACAGCTGGTATGATTGTGATTATGTTGCTAATGTTTATTGGACGGGTGGGGCCGCTGACTCTTATGGTCAGTCTCAACCATTATCAACCGAAGAAGGCTGCAACCTTGCATTACAGCAAGGCGGACATTATGATTGGATAG
- a CDS encoding TrkA family potassium uptake protein, translated as MANQTVGILGLGIFGQSIIEALISQDVEIIAIDNHEETINQYEDMIAVGVIGDITDMELLEAADVGSCDTVVVATGESLESSVLAVMHCKALGVKNVIAKVKDEVTQQVLEKVGADLVILPEVEAGISLAKTILFNYSIEVFQLDDDVVVAEFELPASWVGKTVREVDARRLYHLNIIGYRLKKNQPLESQFTPDFVWPAGVSIMVVTDNQHLDNLREIVSSS; from the coding sequence ATGGCAAATCAAACAGTTGGAATCCTCGGCTTGGGGATTTTTGGACAGAGTATCATTGAGGCTTTGATTTCTCAAGATGTAGAAATCATTGCGATTGATAATCACGAAGAGACAATCAATCAGTATGAAGACATGATTGCCGTTGGTGTGATCGGGGACATTACCGATATGGAGCTTTTGGAGGCGGCAGACGTCGGTTCCTGTGATACGGTGGTCGTAGCGACGGGAGAAAGTCTGGAATCCAGCGTCCTAGCGGTCATGCACTGCAAGGCATTGGGCGTAAAAAATGTCATTGCCAAGGTCAAGGATGAAGTGACCCAACAGGTGCTAGAAAAGGTAGGAGCTGATCTAGTTATCCTGCCTGAAGTGGAGGCTGGTATTTCATTGGCCAAGACCATTCTCTTTAACTATTCGATTGAGGTTTTCCAGCTGGATGATGATGTAGTGGTGGCTGAGTTTGAGTTGCCTGCTAGCTGGGTCGGGAAAACGGTCCGTGAAGTAGATGCTCGCAGGCTTTATCATCTTAATATTATCGGCTATCGTCTGAAAAAAAATCAGCCTTTGGAAAGCCAGTTTACCCCAGACTTTGTCTGGCCAGCAGGCGTCAGCATTATGGTTGTGACTGATAACCAGCATTTGGATAATTTACGTGAAATAGTGAGTAGCAGCTAG
- a CDS encoding GNAT family N-acetyltransferase, producing MSLTSQIITADFSDLDKVESLNNEAFPEGERIALSEFLRYEEQKDANFFAFYHEKEFVGFAFAISNAQAFYVSFFAIMPHLRSHGYGGEIIEKMVNFYQRTMLLEIKRLDEPCDNLEQRQARWEFYKSKGFRSSNAFLEYEDLSFEILYRGDSFDEESFSMQSPCQPSTHSSQ from the coding sequence ATGAGCTTAACCAGCCAGATCATTACAGCAGATTTTTCAGATTTGGATAAGGTAGAGTCCTTGAATAATGAAGCTTTCCCAGAAGGGGAAAGGATTGCGCTCAGTGAATTTTTACGATATGAGGAACAGAAAGATGCTAATTTTTTCGCCTTTTATCATGAAAAGGAATTTGTTGGTTTTGCCTTTGCCATCTCCAACGCGCAAGCCTTTTATGTTAGTTTCTTTGCTATTATGCCCCACTTGCGCAGCCATGGCTATGGCGGTGAAATCATCGAAAAGATGGTCAATTTCTATCAGCGAACCATGCTTTTAGAAATCAAGCGCCTAGATGAGCCGTGTGATAATCTTGAACAGCGTCAGGCTCGCTGGGAATTTTATAAAAGCAAGGGTTTCCGCTCGTCGAATGCATTTCTGGAATATGAGGATCTTAGCTTTGAAATTCTTTATCGAGGGGATTCTTTTGACGAAGAATCTTTTTCGATGCAAAGTCCTTGCCAGCCTTCCACGCACTCATCCCAATAG
- a CDS encoding VOC family protein — translation MRSGHLIYKVKKLQEAVKEWEAKGFVVEYGRREKPNNALIYFSQGPYIELLENTGIPVIAKIITKLFGRPRNLERFFYWDECVEGWQGLCIEKDSSSKESPR, via the coding sequence ATGAGGAGTGGGCATCTTATTTACAAGGTTAAAAAGTTGCAAGAAGCGGTCAAGGAATGGGAAGCAAAGGGTTTTGTCGTCGAATACGGCAGAAGGGAAAAACCCAACAATGCCTTAATATACTTTAGTCAAGGCCCCTATATTGAGCTACTGGAAAATACAGGCATTCCTGTAATAGCCAAAATCATAACTAAGCTATTTGGCAGGCCTAGAAATCTAGAGCGCTTTTTCTATTGGGATGAGTGCGTGGAAGGCTGGCAAGGACTTTGCATCGAAAAAGATTCTTCGTCAAAAGAATCCCCTCGATAA
- a CDS encoding alpha/beta hydrolase, whose product MREKIIKTKVGQLFVSYQPAEKIAVFLSGVGSLPTYENFLPVIRKLPKNWGYLTIDYPNAGQSALENQENFVLDDLVQSIIEVLSHFKVLQYAICAHSISGLVAVKVAESEPFCQGLILIEPTTYSVLYGELAQNPYPEFLSLQEKVQTLGGGYEYLKKIGQKSFSVADFKILWAKAERSSDRLKSVQEGFQHYCSIAKSDFQNLDISFQFPIFILSQAYREQEYKDSEFASQNTRIILGGNHHYLHWSQSEKIAELLLKCDCEASI is encoded by the coding sequence ATGAGAGAAAAAATAATCAAAACGAAAGTAGGACAGCTATTTGTATCTTATCAACCTGCGGAAAAGATTGCTGTATTTTTAAGCGGTGTAGGGAGTCTGCCGACCTATGAAAATTTTTTGCCAGTTATTCGGAAGTTACCTAAAAATTGGGGTTATTTAACAATAGATTACCCTAATGCTGGCCAAAGCGCACTGGAAAATCAAGAAAATTTTGTTTTGGACGATTTGGTTCAATCTATTATAGAGGTTTTATCACATTTTAAAGTCCTCCAGTATGCTATTTGCGCGCACAGTATTAGTGGTCTTGTAGCAGTTAAAGTTGCTGAATCAGAGCCGTTTTGTCAGGGACTAATCTTAATTGAGCCGACCACTTATTCTGTTCTATATGGCGAATTAGCTCAGAATCCTTATCCCGAATTTTTATCCTTACAGGAGAAAGTTCAGACGCTCGGTGGAGGATATGAATATCTGAAAAAAATAGGACAAAAGAGTTTTTCAGTAGCTGATTTTAAAATCTTATGGGCGAAGGCAGAAAGGAGTTCTGATAGATTAAAATCTGTACAAGAAGGATTTCAACATTATTGCAGTATCGCAAAAAGCGATTTTCAAAACTTAGATATCTCTTTTCAATTCCCGATTTTTATTCTGAGTCAGGCCTATCGAGAACAAGAATATAAAGATTCCGAATTTGCTTCACAAAATACTCGGATTATTTTAGGAGGCAACCATCATTATTTACATTGGAGTCAGTCAGAAAAGATAGCTGAGCTTCTTTTGAAGTGTGATTGCGAAGCCAGCATTTAA
- a CDS encoding TIGR04197 family type VII secretion effector, whose protein sequence is MSEIKSSMSDAQNYATKIKQGSSNLSGIGQAQQDDKTTVSGNSNAHEAMKASQVARQGISNALSEMVTNIHSVAGEFEAVDQQIAESVNG, encoded by the coding sequence ATGTCTGAAATTAAGAGTAGTATGTCAGATGCCCAGAATTATGCAACCAAAATCAAACAAGGGAGTTCCAACTTATCAGGAATCGGACAGGCCCAACAGGATGATAAAACGACCGTTTCGGGGAATTCAAATGCTCATGAGGCTATGAAGGCATCCCAAGTTGCCAGACAAGGCATTTCCAATGCTCTCTCTGAAATGGTGACGAATATCCATAGTGTTGCTGGCGAATTTGAAGCAGTGGATCAGCAGATAGCGGAGTCTGTAAATGGTTAA
- the rimM gene encoding ribosome maturation factor RimM encodes MNYFNVGKIVNTQGLQGEMRVLSVTDFAEERFKKGNTLALFDKKDQFIMDVEIASHRKVKNFDIIKFKGMYHINDIEKFRDFILKVREEDLTDLEDGEFYYHEIIGLKVYENDILLGTIKEILQPGANDVWVVKRKGKRDLLLPYIPPVVLGIDIEQGRVDVEIPEGLDDEN; translated from the coding sequence ATGAATTATTTTAATGTTGGAAAAATTGTCAATACGCAAGGTCTGCAAGGTGAGATGCGGGTTTTGTCAGTGACGGATTTTGCAGAAGAGCGTTTTAAAAAAGGCAATACCCTTGCCCTGTTTGACAAGAAGGATCAGTTTATCATGGATGTGGAGATTGCCAGTCATCGCAAGGTCAAGAACTTTGATATTATCAAGTTTAAGGGGATGTACCACATCAATGACATCGAGAAATTCCGTGATTTCATTCTGAAAGTCCGAGAGGAAGATTTGACGGACTTGGAAGACGGGGAATTTTACTACCATGAAATCATCGGCCTTAAAGTCTATGAAAATGACATTCTTCTTGGTACGATTAAGGAAATTCTGCAGCCAGGAGCCAATGATGTCTGGGTGGTCAAGCGTAAAGGCAAGCGCGACTTGCTGCTGCCTTATATTCCGCCAGTGGTGCTGGGGATTGACATTGAGCAAGGTCGGGTTGATGTAGAGATACCGGAAGGACTGGACGATGAAAATTGA
- the trmD gene encoding tRNA (guanosine(37)-N1)-methyltransferase TrmD, whose translation MKIDILTLFPEMFAPLEHSIVGKAREKGLLEINYHNFREKAEKSRHVDDEPYGGGQGMLLRAQPIFDTYDAIEKKQPRVILLDPAGRTFDQAYAEELSKEEELIFICGHYEGYDERIKTLVTDEISLGDYVLTGGELAAMTMIDATVRLIPEVIGKEASHTDDSFSSGLLEYPQYTRPYDYRGMVVPEVLMSGHHENIRKWRLYESLKKTYLRRPDLLERYQMTAEEEAMLEEIKKL comes from the coding sequence ATGAAAATTGATATTTTGACTCTCTTTCCGGAGATGTTTGCGCCCTTGGAACACTCTATCGTCGGTAAAGCTCGGGAAAAAGGTCTCTTAGAAATCAACTACCACAATTTCCGAGAAAAGGCTGAAAAATCCCGGCATGTAGACGACGAGCCATACGGCGGAGGCCAGGGTATGCTGCTACGGGCCCAACCTATTTTTGATACCTATGATGCCATTGAAAAGAAGCAACCGCGTGTGATTTTGCTGGATCCTGCTGGTCGGACTTTTGACCAAGCCTATGCTGAGGAACTGTCTAAGGAAGAGGAACTCATTTTCATTTGTGGCCATTACGAAGGCTATGATGAGCGGATCAAGACTTTAGTGACAGACGAAATCTCGCTTGGGGACTATGTCCTTACTGGGGGAGAATTGGCGGCAATGACCATGATTGATGCTACCGTTCGCCTGATTCCAGAGGTTATTGGAAAGGAAGCCAGTCATACAGATGACAGTTTTTCATCTGGACTCTTGGAATATCCTCAGTACACTCGACCTTATGACTATCGGGGTATGGTTGTTCCTGAAGTCCTTATGAGCGGCCATCATGAAAATATCCGCAAATGGCGTCTCTATGAAAGTCTGAAAAAGACCTATCTAAGACGTCCTGACTTGCTGGAACGCTATCAAATGACGGCCGAAGAAGAAGCTATGCTAGAGGAAATAAAAAAATTATAA
- a CDS encoding nitroreductase family protein: protein MKTNLDFLNKRQSIRSFDPNDTISDDTIYQILESASKAPSSNNFQPWKVVVFKNKEIQEQLKNFSYQQQQVADASAVFLLLGDKKAYDIDKLLTFYIQNGIMDSSEGEGRKKRIEAYFSLHPEDKDKEGLRFDLGLFAMNLMYVAQAYGYDSVPMRGVDFEAIMTTFEIDPELDPILLLPIGKKLSEGFPKIRYSVEDFSTFIHK from the coding sequence ATGAAAACGAATCTCGATTTCCTCAATAAACGACAATCCATTCGATCATTTGATCCAAATGACACTATTTCAGATGACACCATTTACCAAATATTGGAAAGCGCTAGTAAGGCGCCTTCGAGCAATAATTTTCAACCTTGGAAAGTTGTAGTTTTTAAGAACAAAGAAATCCAAGAACAATTAAAAAACTTTTCCTATCAACAACAGCAAGTAGCAGATGCTTCTGCTGTCTTTCTACTGCTTGGTGATAAAAAGGCCTATGACATTGACAAACTACTAACATTCTATATCCAAAATGGTATAATGGACTCTTCTGAGGGTGAAGGTCGTAAAAAAAGGATTGAAGCTTATTTTTCTTTACATCCCGAGGATAAGGATAAAGAAGGACTACGCTTTGATTTAGGTCTATTTGCCATGAATTTAATGTATGTTGCCCAAGCGTATGGTTATGACTCTGTCCCCATGCGAGGTGTTGATTTTGAAGCCATCATGACTACATTTGAAATTGATCCCGAATTAGATCCAATTCTTCTTTTGCCTATTGGAAAAAAACTATCTGAAGGTTTCCCCAAAATACGTTACTCTGTGGAAGATTTTAGTACTTTTATCCATAAATAG
- a CDS encoding helix-turn-helix transcriptional regulator has translation MNSHQHWECGITRVMDSVSGKWKLNILWVIYSNKQIRFNHLLRRVKGVTRTSLTRSLNQLIADELVLRKDFHSMPLRVEYSLTDKGKKLFPLLLELNQWGKENL, from the coding sequence ATGAATAGCCATCAACATTGGGAATGTGGCATTACGAGAGTAATGGATTCAGTTAGTGGAAAATGGAAGTTGAATATTTTATGGGTAATTTATTCAAATAAACAGATCCGCTTTAATCATTTATTGAGAAGGGTAAAAGGAGTTACGAGAACTAGTCTAACTCGCTCTCTGAATCAATTAATTGCTGATGAACTAGTACTGCGCAAGGATTTTCATTCTATGCCACTTAGGGTGGAATATTCCCTGACTGACAAGGGGAAAAAGCTATTTCCTTTGTTACTGGAATTAAATCAGTGGGGGAAAGAAAATCTTTAA
- a CDS encoding secretion protein has protein sequence MWAAIPKLIIVCEIIKRRLIMEKKIGKSVVATGIAATTIISGGLTHQVHADELVESTVTAPQATEVTEKPVTAADVAVAQENAEAAKAKLDEQRSIVDTAKTEAEDAETSVKVAEAAVEAAKENQAEATEENITKAEAEVKTAEQEVSAKDTAVREAAAKAAKAEQAVKDQANTIKASQSLVDVAETELKQAKTPLNSEEQAVATAKSQQSQAQTALDNAKSELTKAEQAASSAPQVQAEIQNKINQAKESLSQTNQAINSLEGQIPAAEKAAATAPVDLRNTTYSQFLENVRNNAANQEIRDAANNALAVYQRGQNEFGISVNSDPTSPANLENNLQALELVKAINAYRRNAGLQELLVDPYANVASQIQTIYFERNNMHMGKLIGNENVAISFDPQGAVNFWHNEEKAHYQEIAAQYGLPTDETQIDANAIYMRVGAEVFAKIGHYVQMMDNKANAISAAYDKHPNQWGTPHGTSEVGFHHISNFDQRVNNGTLLTVAAMEQLLRAGGGRSAGSNANVTALKNQLAELKAQKVGQESAINILNAQLADAQKAAATQIAAVEAARQKVATAENNLALTKQNVALKQEALDRATAKIAANLAPYQTNLSNAQAVLAAAKDKLAELQSDQESAKANLATAQEDLLAAQKTLAAAKKKVIDLQNAPQLLAEAERELAEAQLDYEAKQAILNQETATLAVLEEAYNSLQANYETLLNILNQAFLLYGNALNSNYRSGEDEEPLTAVKGGAAGPGTEDESKKDSDAKTAEVHANTREVKGATTGAVQTAGSGAFTEFVVNPAAQLASVATTADKAPTVPAILPNTGSEAERFAIFGMALGAAAFLGTNKRRRRDEDYN, from the coding sequence ATGTGGGCTGCTATACCCAAATTAATTATAGTATGTGAGATTATAAAAAGGAGATTGATTATGGAAAAGAAAATAGGCAAGTCTGTTGTAGCGACTGGTATCGCGGCTACAACTATTATTTCTGGTGGACTGACCCATCAAGTGCACGCGGATGAGTTGGTTGAATCAACTGTAACAGCTCCACAAGCGACTGAAGTAACTGAGAAACCAGTGACAGCAGCAGATGTAGCTGTTGCCCAAGAAAATGCTGAAGCTGCCAAAGCTAAACTTGATGAACAAAGATCAATAGTAGATACTGCTAAAACAGAAGCTGAAGATGCGGAAACAAGTGTGAAAGTTGCAGAGGCTGCTGTTGAAGCTGCTAAGGAAAACCAAGCAGAAGCAACAGAAGAAAATATCACTAAAGCAGAAGCGGAAGTGAAAACGGCAGAGCAAGAGGTTAGCGCAAAAGACACTGCCGTCCGAGAAGCTGCTGCTAAAGCTGCTAAGGCAGAACAGGCTGTTAAAGACCAAGCAAATACTATTAAGGCGAGTCAATCTCTGGTAGATGTTGCAGAGACTGAATTGAAACAAGCTAAAACACCACTTAACTCAGAAGAGCAAGCTGTAGCAACTGCTAAGAGCCAACAAAGTCAAGCACAGACTGCTTTAGACAATGCAAAGTCTGAACTGACAAAGGCAGAACAAGCAGCGTCTTCTGCTCCCCAAGTGCAGGCTGAAATCCAGAATAAAATTAATCAGGCAAAGGAATCTTTGAGCCAAACCAATCAAGCTATTAACTCTCTTGAAGGACAGATTCCGGCTGCCGAGAAAGCAGCAGCAACAGCTCCTGTTGACCTTCGCAATACGACTTATTCTCAATTTTTAGAAAATGTTCGTAACAATGCGGCTAATCAGGAAATTCGTGATGCTGCCAACAACGCTCTTGCAGTCTACCAACGCGGACAAAATGAATTTGGTATTTCAGTTAATTCTGACCCAACAAGTCCAGCTAATTTAGAAAATAACCTGCAAGCTTTAGAGTTGGTTAAGGCCATCAATGCTTACCGTCGTAATGCCGGCTTACAAGAGTTGTTGGTTGATCCGTATGCGAATGTGGCCAGCCAGATTCAGACTATCTACTTTGAGCGCAATAACATGCACATGGGTAAGTTGATTGGTAACGAGAATGTGGCGATTAGTTTTGATCCGCAAGGGGCTGTCAATTTCTGGCATAATGAAGAAAAAGCACACTACCAAGAGATTGCAGCGCAATATGGACTGCCTACTGATGAAACTCAGATTGATGCTAATGCTATCTACATGAGAGTTGGAGCAGAAGTATTTGCTAAGATTGGTCACTATGTTCAGATGATGGACAATAAAGCCAATGCAATCTCAGCAGCTTATGATAAACATCCAAACCAATGGGGTACACCTCATGGTACATCCGAAGTTGGTTTCCATCATATTAGCAACTTTGACCAACGTGTTAATAATGGTACTTTGCTGACTGTTGCGGCTATGGAGCAGTTGTTACGTGCTGGTGGTGGTCGTTCTGCAGGTTCTAACGCAAATGTTACAGCACTTAAGAATCAGTTAGCTGAACTCAAGGCTCAAAAAGTTGGTCAGGAATCAGCTATCAATATCCTCAATGCTCAATTAGCTGATGCTCAAAAGGCAGCGGCAACTCAAATTGCAGCAGTTGAAGCAGCTCGTCAGAAGGTAGCAACTGCTGAAAATAATCTAGCTTTGACCAAGCAAAATGTTGCCCTTAAGCAGGAAGCTCTCGACAGAGCGACAGCTAAGATTGCAGCAAACCTAGCACCTTATCAGACTAACTTGAGCAACGCTCAGGCAGTTCTAGCAGCAGCTAAGGATAAGTTGGCAGAACTTCAGTCAGATCAAGAATCTGCGAAAGCTAATTTGGCAACTGCTCAAGAGGATTTGCTGGCTGCTCAAAAAACATTAGCAGCAGCTAAAAAGAAAGTCATTGACCTTCAAAATGCTCCTCAGTTACTTGCAGAAGCAGAGCGGGAGTTGGCAGAAGCGCAGCTTGATTATGAAGCTAAACAAGCAATCTTAAATCAAGAAACTGCTACTTTAGCTGTTCTTGAAGAGGCTTACAACAGTCTTCAAGCCAATTATGAAACTCTCTTGAATATCTTGAACCAAGCATTTCTCCTTTATGGAAATGCTCTGAATAGCAACTATCGCTCAGGTGAAGATGAAGAGCCTCTAACTGCTGTAAAAGGCGGAGCAGCTGGTCCAGGTACAGAGGATGAATCTAAGAAAGATTCAGATGCTAAGACTGCAGAAGTTCATGCGAACACTCGTGAAGTCAAAGGAGCAACTACAGGTGCCGTTCAAACCGCTGGTAGTGGTGCATTCACTGAATTTGTTGTAAATCCTGCAGCTCAGCTTGCTAGCGTGGCTACAACTGCTGATAAGGCTCCAACAGTTCCTGCTATTCTGCCCAATACTGGTTCAGAAGCAGAACGTTTTGCGATTTTTGGTATGGCACTTGGTGCAGCTGCCTTTTTGGGAACCAACAAGCGCCGTCGCAGAGACGAAGATTATAATTAA
- a CDS encoding sugar ABC transporter permease → MKNRKKLSLLGIYVLLTVLALIWLTPIIWIFLTSFRGEGSNAVPYFFPKTYTFDNYIRLFNNNTYPFVQWFMNTLIVATATCILSTLITVGMAYSLSRIKFKHKNRFLKLALVLNMFPGFMSMIAVYYILKALNLTQTLTSLILVYSAGAALGFYIAKGFFDTIPYSLDESAMIDGATRFQIFRTITLPLSKPIIVYTALMAFMGPWVDFIFASVILGDVKEKYTVALGLFQMLNKDAINKWFLPFTSGAIIIAIPITLLFIFMQKYYVEGVTGGAVK, encoded by the coding sequence ATGAAAAATAGAAAAAAACTCAGTTTATTAGGGATTTACGTCTTACTGACTGTTTTAGCACTCATCTGGCTAACGCCGATTATCTGGATTTTTCTAACCAGCTTCCGTGGTGAAGGTTCTAATGCGGTCCCTTACTTCTTCCCTAAAACTTATACTTTTGACAACTATATCAGACTATTTAATAACAACACATATCCTTTTGTTCAGTGGTTTATGAATACCCTGATTGTTGCAACAGCAACCTGTATCCTATCTACTTTGATTACTGTGGGTATGGCTTACTCACTCAGCCGTATCAAATTCAAGCATAAAAACCGTTTCCTCAAGCTGGCTTTGGTTCTTAACATGTTCCCAGGCTTCATGTCTATGATTGCGGTTTACTACATCTTGAAAGCCCTCAATTTGACACAAACCCTGACCTCACTGATTTTGGTTTATTCAGCTGGAGCAGCTCTAGGCTTCTATATCGCCAAAGGATTCTTTGATACCATTCCTTATTCTTTGGACGAATCCGCTATGATCGACGGAGCTACCCGCTTCCAAATCTTCCGGACTATCACACTGCCGCTGTCAAAACCGATTATCGTTTATACGGCACTTATGGCCTTCATGGGACCTTGGGTCGACTTCATCTTCGCCTCTGTCATCCTAGGCGATGTCAAGGAAAAATACACGGTTGCTTTGGGACTTTTCCAAATGCTTAATAAGGACGCCATCAATAAATGGTTCTTGCCTTTCACATCTGGAGCGATTATCATCGCTATCCCAATCACTCTTCTCTTCATCTTCATGCAGAAATACTACGTAGAAGGTGTAACAGGCGGGGCAGTCAAATAG